A stretch of the Stigmatella aurantiaca genome encodes the following:
- a CDS encoding DUF72 domain-containing protein, whose protein sequence is MPSREPSQLNLFTGAVSEPPPRRSRRAEPVGPAPVADDVRALGERLPPGIHLGTSSWAFPGWTGIVYDREAAQATLAREGLLAYGRHPVLRTVGVDRTFYGPISSITFSEYAAQVPEAFRLLVKAHEVCTLARYPAHERYGVHRGQPNDRFLNASYAADMVVAPFVEGLGDKAGPLVFQFPPQDTRGFGGPARFVERLHAFFAALPRGPLYAVEVRNEELLTEGFAQALEELGVCPVLSVWRQMPPVVQQVLRTRALTSRALVVRWMLPPHLGYEEARARYAPFHTLVDEDTVTREALAGVCAAATRKGLPSYVIINNKAEGSAPRSALKLAASIDAVLGG, encoded by the coding sequence ATGCCCTCTCGAGAACCCTCGCAGCTGAACCTCTTCACCGGAGCCGTCTCCGAACCGCCCCCGCGCCGCTCGCGCCGGGCGGAGCCCGTGGGGCCCGCGCCCGTCGCGGACGACGTGCGCGCCCTGGGCGAGCGCCTGCCCCCGGGAATTCACCTGGGCACCTCCTCCTGGGCCTTTCCCGGCTGGACGGGCATCGTCTACGACCGGGAAGCGGCCCAGGCGACGCTGGCCCGGGAGGGCCTGCTGGCCTACGGGCGCCACCCGGTCCTGCGCACGGTGGGGGTGGACCGGACCTTCTATGGCCCCATCTCCTCCATCACCTTCTCCGAGTATGCCGCGCAGGTGCCGGAGGCCTTCCGCCTCCTGGTGAAGGCCCACGAGGTGTGCACCCTGGCGCGCTACCCCGCCCACGAGCGCTATGGCGTTCACCGGGGCCAGCCCAATGACCGCTTCCTGAACGCCAGCTACGCCGCCGACATGGTGGTGGCGCCCTTCGTGGAGGGGCTGGGGGACAAGGCGGGGCCGCTCGTCTTTCAGTTTCCACCGCAGGACACGCGGGGGTTTGGTGGCCCGGCGCGCTTCGTCGAGCGGCTTCACGCCTTCTTCGCGGCGCTGCCCCGGGGGCCGCTCTACGCGGTGGAGGTGCGCAACGAGGAGCTGCTCACGGAGGGCTTTGCCCAGGCGTTGGAGGAACTCGGGGTCTGCCCCGTGCTGTCCGTGTGGCGGCAGATGCCGCCCGTGGTGCAGCAGGTGCTGCGCACGCGGGCGCTCACCTCCCGGGCCCTGGTGGTCCGGTGGATGCTGCCGCCGCACCTGGGCTACGAGGAGGCCCGAGCCCGCTATGCTCCGTTCCACACGCTGGTGGACGAGGACACGGTGACCCGGGAAGCCCTGGCAGGGGTCTGCGCCGCCGCGACGCGCAAGGGGCTGCCCTCCTACGTCATCATCAACAACAAGGCGGAGGGCAGTGCGCCCCGGTCCGCCCTCAAGCTCGCCGCCAGCATTGATGCGGTGCTTGGTGGCTAG
- a CDS encoding serine/threonine protein kinase, whose translation MSSPPRQPCPEAASPDALVPGTVLGPWRLSGQVGRGTYGAVYRAEREGGGAAKGALKLALHPRDERFEREADLLSRIRHPRVPRLLGRGEWVGGPWNMPYPYLVMEWVEGMPLYDWARLRSPTSRQVLQILAQLAQALEATHRAKGLHRDVKGDNVLVGPKGEAWLMDFGCGTYVGARPLTEGPLAPGTRLYRSPQALRHLWTHRKRGGAYSASAEDDVYALGVMAYRVVTGTHPPPGTDLEAKQVRRQGGRAGRPPAHVLNRWVSPELSALIERMLADGPSQRGDASEWAEVLERVAARAGAAADLPLEGAVERVAPEVHAAARSRDVPRWRGGALAVPAGVVAGAYLVIALSAPYIPDESWMALPDAGLEEQGRIGLADAAAETSSLFMIGHGTAEASRSAVTLDMPKGPLKGQKRPPCRPRWEVEVNKACWSQVGTVSPPCGAEGYEWKGFCYMPVIAPERPNTSDGR comes from the coding sequence ATGAGCAGCCCGCCTCGACAGCCGTGCCCGGAAGCTGCGTCCCCCGATGCCCTCGTGCCTGGCACGGTGCTGGGTCCCTGGCGCCTGTCAGGGCAGGTGGGAAGGGGCACCTATGGCGCTGTGTACCGGGCGGAACGGGAGGGAGGGGGGGCGGCTAAGGGGGCCCTGAAACTGGCGCTGCATCCAAGAGATGAGCGATTCGAGCGGGAAGCGGACCTGCTGTCGCGGATTCGCCACCCCAGGGTGCCGAGGCTGCTGGGCCGTGGAGAATGGGTGGGCGGCCCCTGGAACATGCCGTACCCGTATCTGGTGATGGAGTGGGTGGAGGGGATGCCCCTCTACGATTGGGCTCGGCTGAGAAGTCCTACCTCCCGGCAGGTTCTCCAGATCCTGGCGCAGCTGGCGCAAGCGCTGGAGGCCACTCACAGGGCGAAGGGGCTGCACCGGGACGTCAAGGGCGACAATGTCCTGGTGGGGCCGAAAGGGGAAGCCTGGTTGATGGACTTCGGATGCGGGACGTACGTCGGCGCCCGGCCGTTGACGGAGGGGCCGCTGGCACCCGGGACGCGGCTTTACCGGAGCCCCCAGGCATTGCGTCACCTGTGGACTCACCGGAAGCGAGGCGGTGCCTACTCGGCGAGTGCTGAGGACGACGTGTACGCGCTGGGCGTCATGGCCTACCGGGTGGTGACGGGGACGCATCCGCCCCCTGGGACGGACCTGGAGGCGAAACAAGTCAGAAGACAGGGCGGCAGGGCAGGACGTCCCCCCGCGCACGTGCTCAATCGCTGGGTGAGCCCCGAACTGTCCGCGCTCATTGAGCGGATGCTGGCGGACGGGCCCAGCCAGCGAGGGGATGCGAGCGAGTGGGCAGAGGTGCTGGAGCGGGTTGCCGCCAGGGCAGGGGCGGCTGCGGACCTTCCTCTGGAGGGTGCGGTGGAACGCGTCGCTCCGGAGGTACACGCCGCAGCCCGCTCACGGGATGTGCCTCGGTGGCGGGGAGGGGCCCTGGCCGTTCCGGCGGGAGTCGTCGCAGGGGCCTACCTCGTGATTGCTTTGTCCGCCCCGTACATCCCGGATGAGTCTTGGATGGCCCTGCCTGATGCGGGCCTGGAGGAGCAGGGGAGGATAGGATTGGCGGACGCCGCAGCCGAGACCTCGTCCCTCTTCATGATTGGGCATGGCACCGCGGAGGCATCCCGCAGTGCTGTGACGCTTGATATGCCGAAAGGCCCGCTCAAAGGGCAGAAGCGGCCGCCGTGCCGACCCCGATGGGAGGTAGAAGTCAACAAGGCGTGTTGGAGCCAGGTCGGAACGGTCTCCCCACCCTGCGGGGCCGAAGGCTATGAGTGGAAAGGGTTTTGCTACATGCCAGTCATTGCGCCCGAAAGGCCCAACACATCGGATGGCCGGTAA
- a CDS encoding SgcJ/EcaC family oxidoreductase, which yields MFLFSTACAHGAAQGTSPQDQAALQGLVTAQAEAWNQGDAAAWSKDFTEDATFINIVGTVFEGRAQIEERHAAIFATVFKGSRTQVTVQKILFPEANIAVVDAVHEVTGHSRLPPGVQNTEAGLLRTRMRYVMKKGSGQWRIVAGQNTDVKPAP from the coding sequence GTGTTCTTGTTTTCCACGGCATGTGCCCATGGCGCGGCCCAGGGGACCTCCCCACAGGACCAGGCGGCCCTTCAGGGGCTCGTGACGGCTCAGGCCGAGGCCTGGAACCAGGGCGATGCGGCAGCCTGGTCCAAGGACTTCACCGAAGACGCGACGTTCATCAACATCGTGGGAACCGTCTTCGAGGGGCGCGCCCAGATCGAGGAACGGCACGCCGCCATCTTCGCCACCGTCTTCAAGGGAAGCCGGACCCAGGTGACGGTGCAGAAGATCCTGTTTCCTGAGGCGAACATCGCCGTGGTGGATGCGGTCCACGAGGTGACGGGGCACAGCAGGCTTCCTCCGGGAGTGCAGAACACCGAGGCCGGGCTGCTGCGAACCCGGATGCGGTACGTGATGAAGAAGGGCTCCGGGCAGTGGAGGATTGTCGCAGGGCAGAACACGGACGTGAAACCCGCGCCCTGA
- a CDS encoding PhzF family phenazine biosynthesis protein: MRVSIVDAFTRTPGAGNRAGVVLEAGHLEAAEMQRIAACVAASETAFAVSGPAEGRVRLRYFSPGKEIAFCGHATVAALHLLSEQGLLPRQGECQLDCAAGTLRVELEPVDARHSRAWIATPQYPWTPSPVPLETLMPLLGGTAQMVDGSLPVLFSGHSLFVPMARRDELWTLFPRTGPLAEATVRHGIQGVFLFTRETVEAGHAAQSRYFAPAVGIPEDPVTGSASGLLASYLVTHGVLKAPGPGQRLRARVEQGDAMGKPGRVDLEVLGDSAGESRVRIGGVAVTVLEGELRA, encoded by the coding sequence ATGCGGGTTTCCATCGTCGATGCCTTCACCCGGACGCCGGGGGCGGGCAACCGCGCGGGCGTGGTGCTGGAGGCCGGGCACCTGGAGGCCGCGGAGATGCAGCGGATCGCCGCCTGTGTGGCGGCCTCGGAGACGGCCTTCGCTGTCTCCGGGCCGGCCGAGGGCCGGGTCCGGCTGCGCTACTTCTCCCCCGGTAAGGAGATCGCCTTCTGCGGCCATGCAACCGTGGCGGCCCTCCACCTGCTGAGCGAGCAGGGGCTGCTGCCGCGCCAGGGGGAGTGCCAGCTCGACTGCGCGGCGGGCACCTTGCGTGTCGAGCTGGAGCCCGTGGATGCGCGGCACAGCCGGGCCTGGATCGCCACCCCGCAGTACCCCTGGACGCCCAGCCCCGTGCCCCTTGAGACGCTGATGCCCCTGCTCGGGGGAACGGCGCAGATGGTGGACGGCTCGCTGCCGGTGCTGTTCTCGGGCCACAGCCTCTTCGTGCCCATGGCGCGCCGCGACGAGCTCTGGACGCTGTTCCCGCGCACGGGGCCGCTGGCCGAGGCCACGGTGCGTCATGGCATCCAGGGGGTGTTCCTCTTCACCCGGGAGACGGTGGAGGCTGGGCATGCGGCCCAGTCGCGCTACTTCGCACCGGCGGTGGGCATCCCCGAGGACCCCGTGACGGGCTCCGCCAGCGGGCTCCTGGCCAGCTACCTCGTGACGCACGGCGTTCTGAAGGCGCCGGGCCCTGGGCAGCGGCTGCGCGCGCGGGTGGAGCAGGGGGATGCCATGGGCAAGCCCGGACGGGTAGACCTGGAGGTCCTGGGGGACTCGGCCGGGGAAAGCCGGGTGCGCATCGGCGGGGTGGCGGTGACGGTGCTGGAGGGGGAGTTGCGCGCCTGA
- a CDS encoding diacylglycerol/lipid kinase family protein has product MKTFLVVNPRSAGGQTGKRWAELSAQVNRAIGEFGHGFTEGAMDAARIARKAVQDGYECVVAVGGDGTINEVLNGFFHDGRAINPRAALGIIPRGTGGDFRRAFGWDLELDSALARLRSEHTEPFDVGFVEYVNHEGKPEQRYFANIASFGVSAVVAHEVNTSSKALGGNLSFMWGTVKGLVKYSAPKVRIRADAGSQDPVSVTVVAVANGRYFGSGMCVAPSALTHDGLFDVTVWSGYGLNDFIFKSKGIYNGQHVTWKGTRQLQCRSFEAESENGQEVLIEVDGEVPGRLPAKMTILPGAIRLKV; this is encoded by the coding sequence ATGAAGACGTTCCTCGTGGTCAACCCACGTAGCGCCGGGGGGCAGACGGGCAAACGCTGGGCGGAGCTCTCCGCCCAGGTGAACCGGGCCATCGGCGAGTTCGGGCACGGGTTCACCGAGGGCGCCATGGACGCGGCGCGGATTGCCCGGAAGGCCGTGCAGGACGGCTACGAGTGTGTCGTCGCGGTGGGCGGGGATGGCACCATCAACGAGGTGCTCAACGGCTTCTTCCACGACGGGCGTGCCATCAACCCGCGCGCGGCCCTGGGCATCATCCCCCGGGGAACGGGGGGCGACTTCCGGCGCGCCTTCGGGTGGGACCTGGAGCTGGACTCGGCGCTGGCGCGGCTTCGCTCCGAGCACACGGAGCCCTTCGACGTGGGGTTCGTGGAGTACGTCAACCACGAGGGCAAGCCGGAGCAGCGCTACTTCGCCAACATCGCCTCGTTCGGCGTGAGCGCGGTGGTGGCGCACGAGGTGAATACCAGCAGCAAGGCGCTGGGCGGGAACCTGAGCTTCATGTGGGGGACGGTGAAGGGGCTGGTCAAGTACTCCGCGCCCAAGGTGCGCATCCGCGCGGACGCGGGCTCGCAGGATCCGGTGTCCGTCACCGTGGTGGCGGTGGCCAACGGGCGTTACTTCGGCAGCGGCATGTGCGTGGCGCCCAGCGCGCTGACGCACGATGGGCTCTTCGATGTCACCGTCTGGAGCGGCTACGGGCTGAATGACTTCATCTTCAAGTCCAAGGGCATCTACAACGGCCAGCACGTGACGTGGAAGGGCACCCGGCAGCTCCAGTGCCGCTCGTTCGAGGCGGAGAGCGAGAACGGCCAGGAGGTGCTCATCGAGGTGGATGGGGAAGTGCCCGGCCGTCTGCCCGCGAAGATGACCATCCTGCCCGGAGCCATCCGGCTCAAGGTGTAG
- the asnB gene encoding asparagine synthase (glutamine-hydrolyzing) gives MCGIAGWIDFDRNLTRERAIAEGMTRTLHSRGPDDSGLWLDSHAALGHRRLSIIDLEGGRQPMTAEENGQTVAVLVYTGEVYNFRELKTELVSLGHSFRTQSDTEVVLEAYRHWGPAFPERLNGMFSFALWDARKQTLLLVRDRLGIKPLYYLPTPHGVLFGSEPKAILAHPGVRAEVDEDGLRELLAFTKTPGEAIFRGMREVRPGHVVTVTRGGLRERAYWKLEARPHTDDLKTTVRTIRELLEDIVSRQLIADVPLCTLLSGGLDSSIITALSQRALAAQGAGPVRSFAVDFVNNARDFTPDEVRATPDAPFVQEVAVHVQSHHTNIVLSAGDLAAPHVRAAVLHARDLPISMGDMDPSMYLLFRAIRQHSTVALSGESADEVFGGYSWFHDPQTIAAPTFPWQTAALHLFGSLQDALAPGLLRRLGVKEYIRARYDEALAEVPRLEGETGLERRMREVFYLHLTRFLQILLDRKDRTSMATGLEVRVPFCDHRLVEYLFNVPWAMKTFDGREKSLLRAAAADLLPKSVLERRKSPYPSTKDPEYTRLLHQQFTRLRERTGAPVRPLLAQEPLGKEFPWTRPYMEQVLMFNAWLEDYGVKVEARSYRPSDVLGLSGAMTGM, from the coding sequence ATGTGCGGAATCGCGGGATGGATTGACTTTGATCGGAACCTGACACGGGAGCGAGCCATCGCGGAAGGGATGACGCGGACACTGCACAGCCGGGGGCCTGACGACTCCGGGTTGTGGTTGGACTCCCATGCCGCCCTGGGGCACCGGCGTCTGTCCATCATCGACCTCGAGGGCGGACGCCAGCCCATGACCGCCGAGGAGAATGGCCAAACCGTGGCGGTGCTCGTCTATACCGGCGAGGTCTACAACTTCCGGGAGTTGAAGACCGAGCTCGTGTCGCTCGGTCACTCGTTCCGGACGCAGAGCGACACCGAGGTTGTCCTCGAAGCCTACCGGCACTGGGGGCCCGCTTTCCCCGAGCGCCTTAATGGCATGTTCTCCTTCGCCCTATGGGACGCGCGCAAGCAGACGCTGTTGCTCGTGCGCGACCGCCTGGGCATCAAGCCCCTGTATTACCTGCCCACGCCGCATGGCGTGCTGTTCGGCTCGGAGCCCAAGGCCATTCTCGCGCACCCGGGTGTACGGGCCGAGGTGGATGAGGACGGCCTGCGCGAGCTGCTCGCGTTCACCAAGACGCCGGGAGAGGCCATCTTCCGGGGCATGCGCGAGGTGCGCCCGGGCCATGTGGTGACGGTGACGCGCGGCGGCCTCCGGGAGCGGGCCTACTGGAAGCTCGAGGCCCGGCCCCACACGGATGACCTGAAGACCACGGTGCGCACCATCCGCGAGCTGCTCGAGGACATCGTCTCGCGCCAGCTCATCGCCGATGTGCCGCTCTGCACGCTGCTGTCCGGGGGCCTGGACTCCAGCATCATCACCGCGCTGTCACAGCGGGCCCTGGCCGCCCAGGGCGCCGGGCCCGTGCGCTCGTTCGCCGTGGACTTCGTCAACAACGCGCGGGACTTCACCCCGGACGAGGTGCGTGCCACGCCCGACGCGCCCTTCGTGCAGGAGGTGGCCGTGCATGTCCAATCGCATCACACCAACATCGTCCTGTCCGCAGGCGACCTGGCGGCGCCCCACGTCCGTGCCGCCGTGCTGCACGCGAGGGATCTGCCCATCAGCATGGGGGACATGGATCCGTCGATGTACCTGCTCTTCCGCGCCATCCGTCAGCACTCCACCGTGGCGCTCTCCGGCGAGTCGGCGGACGAGGTATTCGGTGGCTACTCCTGGTTCCATGATCCTCAGACCATCGCAGCCCCCACCTTCCCATGGCAGACCGCGGCGTTGCATCTCTTTGGCTCGCTCCAGGACGCCCTGGCGCCGGGCCTGCTGCGGCGGCTTGGCGTGAAGGAGTACATCCGGGCGCGCTACGACGAGGCGCTCGCCGAGGTGCCCCGGCTGGAGGGGGAGACCGGGCTGGAGCGGCGCATGCGCGAGGTGTTCTACCTGCACCTCACGCGCTTCCTGCAGATTCTCCTCGACCGCAAGGATCGCACGAGCATGGCCACGGGCCTGGAGGTGCGCGTGCCGTTCTGCGACCACCGCCTGGTGGAGTACCTGTTCAACGTCCCCTGGGCGATGAAGACCTTCGACGGCAGGGAGAAGAGCCTCCTGCGGGCAGCGGCGGCGGACTTGCTGCCGAAGTCCGTGCTGGAGCGGCGCAAGAGCCCATACCCCTCCACGAAGGACCCCGAGTACACGCGCCTCCTGCACCAGCAGTTCACCCGCCTGCGTGAGCGAACGGGAGCCCCGGTGAGGCCACTGCTCGCGCAGGAGCCCCTGGGGAAGGAGTTCCCGTGGACGAGGCCTTACATGGAACAGGTGTTGATGTTCAATGCGTGGCTCGAGGACTACGGAGTGAAGGTGGAGGCGAGGAGTTACCGGCCATCCGATGTGTTGGGCCTTTCGGGCGCAATGACTGGCATGTAG
- a CDS encoding Smr/MutS family protein, which produces MSRRSSPPPSEASPPEAPFDEEVVEIPIDGNLDLHVFQPRAVKDLVTEYLWACRQKGLLDVRIIHGKGTGALRRTVHSVLPKLSSVESFRTAEERDGGWGATWVRLKPLLPGEEDPEPPSGP; this is translated from the coding sequence ATGAGCCGAAGGTCCAGCCCACCACCGTCGGAAGCCTCACCCCCCGAAGCTCCCTTCGATGAGGAGGTGGTCGAAATTCCCATCGATGGGAATCTCGATTTGCATGTTTTTCAGCCTCGGGCAGTGAAGGACCTGGTCACCGAGTACCTGTGGGCGTGCCGCCAAAAAGGCCTGCTGGACGTCCGCATCATCCACGGCAAAGGGACGGGGGCACTGCGAAGAACCGTACACAGTGTGCTACCCAAGTTATCCAGTGTGGAATCCTTCAGGACCGCGGAAGAGCGCGATGGGGGCTGGGGCGCCACCTGGGTGCGGCTCAAACCCTTGCTTCCCGGTGAGGAGGACCCGGAGCCGCCGTCCGGCCCCTGA
- a CDS encoding adenosine deaminase produces MTKLSLSVAVSVLCLASCGDESSPPEVDRETRVNGHMESLRTDSAALEAFLREMPKGGDLHSHTSGAITTEKLIQWGAEDGACVDTSTYVASNPCANNTVPLASAMSDSEFYSQVLGAWSMEGFSGPLLEAHQHFFDAFGKYGAVQTEARGDDIFADVLSTAGRNRQIYVELMQGFGAGTGGNIAMRLFSPADPWDAATLLAKREQIIADPAFRPAIQAQAANIAAFLGGARQLMRCGTASADPGCDVEVRLIASANRTAERASVFGQWVYAYELAQVVPEMVGINLVSPEENPKSLAFYSDEMFALGTLDDFNDGQPGRKTVHISLHAGELIPEVLPPEAQGHLTFHIREAVEKAHAERIGHSVDVMRETAGDGAEDLLRDMHEAGVMVEICLTSNRVLLGVSGAQHPLSKYLEQQVPVTLATDDQGILRGSITEEYVAAATDQRLDYRTLKYMARVSLQHAFVEGESLWTDRTAYGKPVSDCAQDALGAAQVSAACERYLGAHKKAALQWKLEGQLAAFEDGVLQ; encoded by the coding sequence ATGACCAAGCTCTCTTTGTCCGTGGCGGTGAGTGTCCTCTGTCTTGCCAGTTGCGGTGACGAGTCATCCCCACCGGAAGTGGACCGCGAAACGCGGGTGAACGGCCACATGGAGTCGCTGCGCACGGACAGCGCGGCGCTGGAGGCCTTCCTCCGGGAGATGCCCAAGGGCGGTGACTTGCACTCCCATACCTCGGGCGCCATCACCACCGAGAAGCTCATCCAGTGGGGCGCCGAGGATGGCGCGTGCGTGGATACCTCCACGTATGTGGCCAGCAATCCCTGCGCGAACAACACGGTCCCGCTTGCCAGCGCGATGAGTGACAGCGAGTTCTATTCCCAGGTGCTCGGCGCCTGGTCGATGGAGGGCTTTTCCGGCCCGCTGCTCGAGGCGCACCAGCACTTCTTCGATGCGTTCGGCAAGTATGGCGCCGTGCAGACCGAGGCGCGGGGCGATGACATCTTCGCCGACGTCCTGTCCACCGCGGGCCGCAACCGGCAAATCTACGTGGAGCTGATGCAGGGGTTTGGCGCGGGGACGGGGGGCAACATCGCGATGCGCCTCTTCAGCCCGGCCGATCCCTGGGACGCGGCGACGCTGCTGGCCAAGCGCGAGCAGATCATCGCCGATCCGGCATTCCGGCCCGCCATCCAGGCTCAGGCCGCCAACATCGCGGCGTTCCTGGGCGGCGCCCGCCAGCTGATGCGCTGTGGGACTGCCTCGGCGGACCCTGGCTGTGACGTGGAGGTGCGGCTGATCGCCTCGGCCAACCGCACGGCGGAGCGGGCCTCGGTGTTCGGCCAGTGGGTGTATGCCTACGAGCTGGCGCAGGTGGTGCCTGAGATGGTGGGCATCAACCTGGTCTCCCCGGAGGAGAACCCGAAGTCGCTCGCCTTCTACTCCGACGAGATGTTCGCCCTGGGCACGCTGGACGACTTCAATGACGGCCAGCCCGGCCGAAAGACCGTCCACATCTCCCTGCACGCGGGGGAGCTCATCCCCGAGGTGTTGCCGCCCGAGGCGCAGGGCCACCTGACCTTCCACATCCGCGAGGCCGTGGAGAAGGCGCATGCGGAGCGCATCGGCCACAGCGTGGACGTCATGCGCGAGACGGCCGGGGACGGGGCGGAGGACCTCCTGCGGGACATGCACGAGGCCGGGGTGATGGTGGAGATCTGCCTCACGTCGAACCGCGTCCTGCTCGGGGTCTCGGGCGCCCAGCACCCGCTCTCCAAGTACCTGGAGCAGCAGGTGCCCGTCACCCTGGCGACGGATGATCAGGGCATCCTGCGCGGGTCCATCACCGAGGAATACGTCGCCGCCGCCACGGACCAGCGCCTGGACTACAGGACGCTGAAGTACATGGCGCGGGTCAGCCTGCAGCACGCCTTCGTCGAGGGCGAGAGCCTCTGGACGGACCGCACCGCTTACGGGAAGCCGGTGAGCGACTGCGCCCAGGACGCGCTGGGGGCGGCGCAGGTCTCGGCCGCGTGCGAGCGCTACCTCGGCGCCCATAAGAAGGCCGCGCTCCAGTGGAAGCTGGAGGGCCAGCTCGCGGCCTTCGAGGACGGTGTCTTGCAGTAA